One stretch of Gavia stellata isolate bGavSte3 chromosome 25, bGavSte3.hap2, whole genome shotgun sequence DNA includes these proteins:
- the SERPINF1 gene encoding pigment epithelium-derived factor has product MQIPVVLLFLGLLTVPSRSQNSATEQNSATADGANTGEVEEEDPFYKSPVNKLAAAVSNFGYDLYRQQSSRTATANVLLSPFSLATALSGLSLGAGERTEDVISRALFYDLLNKAEVHNTYKDLLTSVIGPEKSMKSASRIILEKRLRVKPGFHSQLEKSYKMRLRALSGNTQLDLQEINNWVRQQTKGRIMRFMKDMPTDVSILLAGAAYFKGTWKTKFDTKKTALKDFHLDEDRTVKVSMMSDPKAILRYGFDSELNCKIAQLPLTEGISAMFFLPTKVTQNMTLIEESLTSEFVHDVDKELKTVHAVLSLPKLKLNYEEALGSTLKETRLQSLFTSPDFTKISAKPIKLSHVQHKAILELSEDGERSTPNPGVNAARLTFPIEYHVDRPFLLVLRDDTTGTLLFIGKILDPRSV; this is encoded by the exons ATGCAGATTCCAGTGGTTCTCCTTTTCCTGGGTCTCTTAACTGTCCCAAGCAGATCCCAGAACTCAGCTACGGAGCAG AACTCTGCCACCGCTGATGGAGCTAACACTGGTGAAGTTGAAGAGGAAGATCCATTCTATAAGAGCCCCGTAAACAAGCTGGCAGCTGCAGTCTCCAACTTTGGCTATGACCTGTACCGTCAGCAATCTAGCCGGACAGCCACTGCCAATGTGCTACTGTCTCCATTCAGCCTGGCTACTGCACTTTCTGGTCTCTCACTTG GGGCTGGAGAACGAACAGAAGATGTGATTTCTCGTGCTCTCTTCTATGATCTGCTTAACAAAGCTGAGGTCCACAACACTTACAAGGACCTACTGACCAGCGTGATTGGACCagagaaaagcatgaaaagtGCCTCCCGTATCATCTTGGAGAAAA GACTGAGAGTGAAGCCTGGTTTTCACAGCCAACTAGAGAAGTCCTACAAGATGCGTCTGAGGGCACTAAGTGGCAATACCCAGTTAGACCTCCAAGAAATCAACAACTGGGTACGACAGCAGACAAAGGGAAGGATTATGCGGTTTATGAAGGACATGCCCACCGATGTCAGTATTCTCCTTGCTGGGGCTGCTTACTTCAAGG ggacatgGAAAACCAAGTTTGACACCAAGAAGACTGCCCTGAAGGACTTCCATCTGGATGAGGACAGAACTGTGAAGGTGTCCATGATGTCAGACCCCAAAGCCATACTGCGATATGGTTTTGATTCAGAACTCAACTGCAAG ATTGCCCAGCTGCCATTGACAGAGGGAATCAGTGCCATGTTCTTCCTGCCTACGAAGGTGACCCAGAATATGACTCTGATTGAGGAAAGCCTTACTTCTGAGTTTGTCCACGATGTAGACAAGGAGCTGAAGACAGTCCATGCTGTGCTAAGCTTGCCCAAACTAAAGCTGAACTATGAAGAGGCACTTGGCAGCACACTAAAGGAGACAA gGCTCCAATCACTTTTCACATCACCTGATTTTACCAAGATCTCTGCCAAACCTATTAAGCTATCTCATGTGCAACACAAGGCAATTCTGGAGCTTAGTGAAGATGGGGAAAGATCCACACCAAATCCTGGGGTGAATGCTGCTCGTCTGACCTTCCCTATAGAATATCATGTGGACAGACCTTTCCTTCTTGTACTGCGAGATGATACCACTGGAACCCTGCTCTTCATTGGCAAGATCCTGGATCCCAGGAGTGTTTAG
- the RPA1 gene encoding replication protein A 70 kDa DNA-binding subunit isoform X1 translates to MSVRLSEGAIAAIMQGEYVSKPVLQVINTRAIATGNGPPRYRVLMSDGVNTLSSFMLATQLNSLVEDESLSAQCVCQVNRFIVNSLKDGRRVVILMDLDVLKTADKVGGNIGNPVPYNEGEWQGQQRPSAPAANPAPSKPQQQNGNLSVAGPAAPKYHAPSNQFGKASAPSSAKTPGGSQAKVVPIASLNPYQSKWTICARVTQKGQIRTWSNSRGEGKLFSIELVDESGEIRATAFNDQADKFFPLIELNKVYYFTKGNLKTANKQYTAVKNDYEITFTNETSVVPCDDAQHLPSVQFEFVSISDLENTPKDSIVDVIGICKSYEDVTKITVKANNREVSKRNVHLIDTSGKLVTATLWGNEAEQFDGSRQPVIAIKGARVSDFGGRSLSVLSSSTVVINPDSPEAFKLRGWFDSEGQLLECASISDVRGGPASGASTNWKTLFEAKSENLGQGDKADYFSCVGTVVHLRKENCMYQACPSQDCNKKVIDQQNGLYRCEKCDREFPNFKYRMMLLVTIADCLEYQWVTCFQESAEFILGQNAAFLGELKEKNEQAFEEVFQNANFNTYEFRIRVKLETYNDESRIKATAVDVKPVNYREYSKRLIASIRRNAQLG, encoded by the exons ATGAGCGTGCGGCTGAGCGAGGGTGCCATCGCG gcCATAATGCAGGGGGAGTACGTCTCCAAGCCCGTGCTACAAGTCATC AATACACGGGCTATTGCTACAGGAAATGGGCCACCGCGTTACCGAGTGTTGATGAGTGATGGGGTTAACACACTCTCCT catTCATGTTGGCGACACAGCTGAACTCTCTGGTGGAAGATGAAAGCTTATCAGCCCAGTGCGTTTGCCAGGTTAACAGATTCATTGTCAACAGCCTGAAAGATGGAAG GAGAGTGGTTATACTGATGGATTTAGATGTTCTGAAAACTGCTGATAAAGTTGGTGGGAATATTGGCAATCCAGTGCCGTACAACGAAGGTGAGT GGCAAGGGCAGCAACGTCCttcagctccagcagcaaacccagcacccagcaaaCCACAGCAACAAAATGGCAATTTGTCAGTAGCAG GTCCTGCTGCTCCAAAGTACCATGCTCCCTCAAACCAGTTTGGTAAAGCGAGTGCTCCCAGCTCAGCGAAGACACCAGGAGGATCGCAGGCCAAAGTAGTGCCGATTGCCAGCTTGAACCCATACCAATCCAA GTGGACCATTTGTGCTCGTGTTACCCAAAAAGGCCAGATCCGCACGTGGAGCAACTCCCGTGGTGAAGGAAAGCTCTTCTCTATAGAGCTAGTTGATGAAAGC GGTGAGATTAGAGCTACTGCATTCAATGATCAAGCAGACAAGTTCTTTCCACTCATTGAATTGAACAAG GTATATTATTTTACCAAAGGCAATTTGAAGACTGCTAACAAGCAATATACAGCTGTTAAGAATGACTATGAGATTACATTCACTAATGAGACTTCAGTTGTGCCCTGTGATGATGCCCAGCATCTTCCATCTGTTCAGTTTGAGTTTGTATCCATCTCTGACTTGGAGAACACACCCAAAGACTCAATTGTTG ATGTAATTGGAATTTGTAAGAGCTATGAAGATGTCACTAAAATTACAGTGAAAGCTAACAATAGGGAGGTATCGAAGAGGAACGTGCATCTGATAGATACATCAGGGAAACTGGTGACAGCTACGCTGTGGGGAAATGAG GCTGAACAGTTTGACGGTTCTAGACAACCTGTGATAGCCATCAAAGGAGCCCGAGTCTCTGATTTTGGTGGTAGAAGCCTGTCTGTCCTGTCCTCAAGTACAGTTGTCATCAACCCTGATAGCCCAGAGGCTTTTAAGCTCCGAGGATG GTTTGACTCTGAGGGGCAGCTTCTGGAATGTGCCTCAATCTCTGATGTGAGAGGTGGGCCAGCTTCTGGGGCGAGTACCAATTGGAAAACTTTGTTTGAAGCCAAATCTGAGAACTTGGGACAAGGAGATAAG GCGGATTATTTTAGCTGTGTGGGCACAGTCGTACATCTGCGCAAAGAGAACTGTATGTACCAGGCATGTCCCTCTCAGGATTGCAATAAGAAAGTCATAGACCAACAAAATGGACTGTATCGTTGTGAAAAGTGCGATCGTGAATTCCCCAACTTCAAGTACCGCATGATGCTTCTG gTGACCATTGCAGACTGTCTAGAGTATCAGTGGGTGACTTGTTTCCAAGAATCAGCAGAATTCATTCTTGGGCAAAATGCAGCTTTCCTGGGagaactgaaggaaaag AACGAGCAGGCATTTGAAGAAGTGTTCCAAAATGCAAACTTCAATACGTATGAGTTCAGGATCCGAGTAAAACTGGAGACTTACAAT GATGAATCTCGTATTAAGGCTACAGCAGTGGATGTCAAACCTGTGAACTACAGAGAATACAGCAAGAGGTTGATTGCAAGCATCAGGAGAAATGCTCAGCTAGGGTGA
- the SMYD4 gene encoding SET and MYND domain-containing protein 4, producing the protein MALPVEEWRLCAARRWAALEPALRERLAAASLHDTLRLGCGLLRPEAEATALRRLCRRVRTGKEPAAARFYREEGNRLFGRRHYGAAARLYSQAASHELPGSPEVSVCFANRSAALFHLGHFEVCLEDIARAESHGYPDRLLPKVLLRKAECLLCLGRLQAAADALSVVENKIAMDGIMTSPTHQTLLKKLSQLKIKVCEKESCPEPAREAHGDIQRKSEIWEENESISGASSSLSLNFDIERGRHLVASQDILPGQSLLKEEAFVSVLCPGESLLLQDSSETVWDTRVTNADLYCHRCLRQLLASVPCRGCSYAKYCSQNCADVAWEQYHRTECSLGALLLTLGIFCHVALRAVLLAGFAEVSRLVEWSQDGDKDLHNPEARWKHLSEAPDTRAGTRGIPGCNDNGQYQSSYQAVFNLLPHAEKHSPEHKFLCMLSVVAICKQLQEAGLEAAVLNQESSEKWSKPKTCEKTSGELSPELKTMAEAMLRHVLQLQCNAQAITVMQESGPGDGAVVNKKPVRLATAFFPVLSLLNHSCCPNISVSFSGTAATVRASQPIPSGQEIFHCYGPHQCRMRVAERQQLLSQYFFECRCQACLDELESDVKSVVSVRNSFCCPNCRASMQGEDMLCCSNEACTISVSRESLSRRLLDLQQQIKKALELLRDRKADQAIKMLLKCQMDAGNFLSPEHLLMGEMEDHLAQVYATLGKWQDAARHLERSIEIVEMHHGPSSVEMGHELFKLAQILFNGFAVSEALSTIERAEEILSVHCGPESTQIQELQDMKTCLLELPRSILQRT; encoded by the exons ATGGCGCTACCAGTGGAGGAGTGGCGGCTCTGCGCCGCCCGGCGCTGGGCCGCGCTGGAGCCGGCGCTGCGGGAACGATTGGCGGCGGCGTCGCTGCACGACACGCTGCGCCTGGGCTGCGGCCTCCTCCG GCCCGAAGCGGAGGCGACGGCTCTGCGGCGGTTGTGCCGTCGGGTGCGCACGGGCAAGGAGCCGGCGGCCGCGCGCTTCTACCGGGAGGAGGGAAACCGGCTGTTCGGCCGCCGCCATTACGGTGCCGCCGCGAGGCTCTACTCGCAG GCGGCGTCCCACGAGCTCCCCGGCAGCCCCGAGGTGTCCGTCTGCTTCGCCAACCGCTCCGCTGCCCTCTTCCACCTCGGGCACTTCGAG GTTTGTTTGGAAGATATTGCCAGGGCTGAAAGTCATGGCTATCCAGACAGGCTGCTGCCCAAGGTCTTGCTGCGGAAAGCTGAATGTCTGCTGTGTTTGGGGAGGTTACAGGCTGCAGCAGACGCCCTCAGTGTGGTGGAGAATAAAATTGCTATGGATGGGATCATGACTAGTCCTACACACCAGACACTGCTAAAAAAGTTAAGTCAACTGAAAATCAAAGTATGTGAGAAGGAGAGCTGTCCAGAGCCTGCACGAGAAGCACATGGTGACATTCAAAGAAAGTCGGAGATCTGGGAAGAGAATGAGAGTATTTCAGGCGCATCCTCGTCTTTGAGCTTGAATTTTGATATAGAGAGAGGACGTCACTTGGTGGCCTCCCAGGACATCCTTCCAGGACAGAGCCTGTTGAAAGAAGAGGCCTTTGTAAGCgtgctctgccctggggagagCCTTcttctgcaggacagcagcGAAACAGTGTGGGATACTCGAGTCACTAATGCAGATCTTTATTGCCACCGTTGTCTGAGGCAGCTCTTAGCCTCGGTGCCTTGCCGTGGGTGCAGTTACGCAAAGTACTGCAGCCAAAACTGTGCAGACGTGGCATGGGAGCAGTACCACAGGACAGAGTGCTCCCTGGGAGCACTGCTTCTCACGTTAGGGATCTTCTGCCATGTTGCCTTGAGGGCTGTTCTACTGGCGGGATTTGCAGAGGTTAGCAGGCTGGTGGAATGGTCCCAAGATGGTGACAAGGACCTTCATAACCCTGAAGCAAGATGGAAACATCTCAGTGAGGCACCAGATACAAGAGCTGGTACCAGAGGTATCCCTGGTTGTAACGACAATGGTCAGTACCAGAGTTCTTACCAAGCTGTCTTCAACCTTTTGCCACATGCTGAGAAGCATAGCCCTGAACATAAGTTCCTTTGCATGCTGAGTGTAGTAGCTATATGCAAACAGCTGCAAGAAGCTGGCCTAGAGGCTGCTGTTTTGAATCAAGAATCATCTGAGAAGTGGTCCAAACCAAAGACATGTGAAAAAACATCGGGTGAATTGTCTCCAGAGCTGAAGACTATGGCAGAAGCGATGCTGAGGCATGTGTTGCAGCTGCAATGTAATGCACAAGCAATCACTGTAATGCAGGAGTCAG GGCCTGGAGATGGTGCTGTTGTAAATAAGAAGCCTGTGCGCCTGGCAACAGCCTTCTTTCCTGTCCTCAGCCTTCTGAACCATTCATGCTGTCCCAATATCAGTGTGTCATTTAGTGGGACAGCTGCCACTGTCAGGGCATCACAGCCAATCCCAAGCGGCCAAGAGATTTTCCATTGCTATG GGCCTCACCAATGTAGAATGAGGGTTGCTGAGAGACAACAGCTTCTCAGTCAGTATTTCTTTGAGTGTCGCTGTCAGGCATGCCTTGATGAGTTAGAGTCTGATGTCAAGAGTGTGGTGTCCGTGAGAAACTCATTCTGCTGCCCTAACTGCCGGGCTTCCATGCAG GGGGAAGACATGCTTTGTTGTTCAAATGAAGCTTGTACAATCTCAGTCAGCAGAGAGAGCCTGTCACGGCGTTTACTGGACCTTCAGCAACAAATCAAGAAAGCACTAGAACTGTTAAGAGACAGGAAAGCTG ATCAGGCTATCAAAATGCTCCTGAAGTGTCAGATGGATGCTGGAAACTTCTTGTCTCCAGAGCATTTGCTGATGGGAGAGATGGAGGATCATCTGGCACAGGTCTATGCTACTCTTG GGAAGTGGCAAGATGCAGCCAGACACCTGGAGAGGAGTATTGAGATTGTGGAAATGCATCATGGGCCATCAAGTGTAGAAATGGGTCATGAACTTTTCAAGCTGGCACAAATTCTCTTCAATGG ATTTGCAGTTTCTGAAGCTCTGAGCACGATTGAAAGAGCAGAGGAGATTTTGTCAGTGCACTGTGGTCCTGAGAGTACTCAGATCCAGGAACTGCAAGACATGAAGACCTGTCTGTTAGAGCTTCCCAGAAGCATCCTTCAGAGGACTTAA
- the RPA1 gene encoding replication protein A 70 kDa DNA-binding subunit isoform X2, whose translation MSVRLSEGAIAAIMQGEYVSKPVLQVINTRAIATGNGPPRYRVLMSDGVNTLSSFMLATQLNSLVEDESLSAQCVCQVNRFIVNSLKDGRRVVILMDLDVLKTADKVGGNIGNPVPYNEGEWQGQQRPSAPAANPAPSKPQQQNGNLSVAGPAAPKYHAPSNQFGKASAPSSAKTPGGSQAKVVPIASLNPYQSKWTICARVTQKGQIRTWSNSRGEGKLFSIELVDESGEIRATAFNDQADKFFPLIELNKVYYFTKGNLKTANKQYTAVKNDYEITFTNETSVVPCDDAQHLPSVQFEFVSISDLENTPKDSIVDVIGICKSYEDVTKITVKANNREVSKRNVHLIDTSGKLVTATLWGNEAEQFDGSRQPVIAIKGARVSDFGGRSLSVLSSSTVVINPDSPEAFKLRGWFDSEGQLLECASISDVRGGPASGASTNWKTLFEAKSENLGQGDKVTIADCLEYQWVTCFQESAEFILGQNAAFLGELKEKNEQAFEEVFQNANFNTYEFRIRVKLETYNDESRIKATAVDVKPVNYREYSKRLIASIRRNAQLG comes from the exons ATGAGCGTGCGGCTGAGCGAGGGTGCCATCGCG gcCATAATGCAGGGGGAGTACGTCTCCAAGCCCGTGCTACAAGTCATC AATACACGGGCTATTGCTACAGGAAATGGGCCACCGCGTTACCGAGTGTTGATGAGTGATGGGGTTAACACACTCTCCT catTCATGTTGGCGACACAGCTGAACTCTCTGGTGGAAGATGAAAGCTTATCAGCCCAGTGCGTTTGCCAGGTTAACAGATTCATTGTCAACAGCCTGAAAGATGGAAG GAGAGTGGTTATACTGATGGATTTAGATGTTCTGAAAACTGCTGATAAAGTTGGTGGGAATATTGGCAATCCAGTGCCGTACAACGAAGGTGAGT GGCAAGGGCAGCAACGTCCttcagctccagcagcaaacccagcacccagcaaaCCACAGCAACAAAATGGCAATTTGTCAGTAGCAG GTCCTGCTGCTCCAAAGTACCATGCTCCCTCAAACCAGTTTGGTAAAGCGAGTGCTCCCAGCTCAGCGAAGACACCAGGAGGATCGCAGGCCAAAGTAGTGCCGATTGCCAGCTTGAACCCATACCAATCCAA GTGGACCATTTGTGCTCGTGTTACCCAAAAAGGCCAGATCCGCACGTGGAGCAACTCCCGTGGTGAAGGAAAGCTCTTCTCTATAGAGCTAGTTGATGAAAGC GGTGAGATTAGAGCTACTGCATTCAATGATCAAGCAGACAAGTTCTTTCCACTCATTGAATTGAACAAG GTATATTATTTTACCAAAGGCAATTTGAAGACTGCTAACAAGCAATATACAGCTGTTAAGAATGACTATGAGATTACATTCACTAATGAGACTTCAGTTGTGCCCTGTGATGATGCCCAGCATCTTCCATCTGTTCAGTTTGAGTTTGTATCCATCTCTGACTTGGAGAACACACCCAAAGACTCAATTGTTG ATGTAATTGGAATTTGTAAGAGCTATGAAGATGTCACTAAAATTACAGTGAAAGCTAACAATAGGGAGGTATCGAAGAGGAACGTGCATCTGATAGATACATCAGGGAAACTGGTGACAGCTACGCTGTGGGGAAATGAG GCTGAACAGTTTGACGGTTCTAGACAACCTGTGATAGCCATCAAAGGAGCCCGAGTCTCTGATTTTGGTGGTAGAAGCCTGTCTGTCCTGTCCTCAAGTACAGTTGTCATCAACCCTGATAGCCCAGAGGCTTTTAAGCTCCGAGGATG GTTTGACTCTGAGGGGCAGCTTCTGGAATGTGCCTCAATCTCTGATGTGAGAGGTGGGCCAGCTTCTGGGGCGAGTACCAATTGGAAAACTTTGTTTGAAGCCAAATCTGAGAACTTGGGACAAGGAGATAAG gTGACCATTGCAGACTGTCTAGAGTATCAGTGGGTGACTTGTTTCCAAGAATCAGCAGAATTCATTCTTGGGCAAAATGCAGCTTTCCTGGGagaactgaaggaaaag AACGAGCAGGCATTTGAAGAAGTGTTCCAAAATGCAAACTTCAATACGTATGAGTTCAGGATCCGAGTAAAACTGGAGACTTACAAT GATGAATCTCGTATTAAGGCTACAGCAGTGGATGTCAAACCTGTGAACTACAGAGAATACAGCAAGAGGTTGATTGCAAGCATCAGGAGAAATGCTCAGCTAGGGTGA